Proteins from a single region of Diaphorobacter limosus:
- a CDS encoding acetyl/propionyl/methylcrotonyl-CoA carboxylase subunit alpha — protein MFTKILIANRGEIACRVAATAKRMGVKTVAVYSDADANAKHVAACDEAVHIGASAPKDSYLRWERIIEAAQQTGAQAIHPGYGFLSENEDFAQACAKAGLVFIGPPASAISAMGLKAESKRLMAKASVPLVPGYQGEDQDPQLLQREADAIGYPVLIKASAGGGGKGMRLVEKSEDFAAALESCKREAINSFGNDAVLVEKYVLRPRHIEIQVFGDTHGNCVYLFERDCSVQRRHQKVLEEAPAPGMTPELRARMGQAAVAAAQAVGYVGAGTVEFIVEQPGGYDQPEAMKFYFMEMNTRLQVEHPVTEAITGEDLVEWQLRVASGQPLPKRQDELRIIGHAIEARICAENPDNNFLPATGRLNVYRKPVCTSFERSQVRVDDGVREGDAISPFYDSMIAKLIVHGDTREQALARLDDALAQTHIVGLATNVQFLRHVVQSGAFAQARLDTALIQREEAVLFQQEKVGLPLAAAAAVASQLLRERAGQGANPFSRTDGWRSLTACKRRFEFDFGGQHAKAWLSYERDGSYRLAMGEGEGAVSGALAFALAPGGAMDLQYAGQRTQALVYAQGESDHVFTPRGATRIEALDLLAHAGETAGEGGRLTAPMPGKVVSFAVQAGDKVSKGQALAVMEAMKMEHTIAAPADGVVAELLYAPGDQVTEGAELLRLSAV, from the coding sequence ATGTTTACAAAAATCCTGATTGCGAATCGTGGAGAGATCGCTTGCCGTGTTGCTGCGACCGCCAAACGCATGGGCGTGAAAACCGTCGCCGTGTATTCCGACGCCGACGCCAACGCCAAGCATGTCGCCGCCTGCGACGAGGCCGTGCACATTGGCGCCAGCGCGCCCAAGGACAGCTATCTGCGCTGGGAGCGCATCATCGAGGCGGCGCAGCAGACCGGCGCCCAGGCCATCCACCCCGGCTACGGTTTTTTGAGCGAGAACGAAGACTTCGCCCAGGCCTGCGCCAAGGCCGGTCTGGTGTTCATCGGCCCGCCGGCGTCGGCTATTTCAGCCATGGGCCTGAAGGCCGAGTCCAAGCGTCTGATGGCCAAGGCCAGCGTGCCGCTGGTGCCGGGCTACCAGGGCGAGGACCAAGACCCGCAACTGCTGCAGCGCGAGGCCGATGCCATCGGCTACCCCGTGCTCATCAAGGCCAGCGCCGGCGGCGGCGGCAAGGGCATGCGCCTGGTCGAGAAAAGCGAGGACTTTGCCGCCGCGCTGGAATCCTGCAAGCGTGAGGCCATCAACAGCTTTGGCAACGACGCCGTGCTGGTCGAGAAATACGTGCTGCGCCCGCGCCACATCGAGATCCAGGTGTTTGGCGATACGCACGGCAACTGCGTCTATCTGTTCGAGCGCGACTGCTCGGTGCAGCGGCGTCACCAGAAGGTGCTGGAAGAAGCCCCCGCTCCCGGCATGACGCCCGAGCTGCGCGCCCGGATGGGCCAGGCGGCCGTGGCCGCGGCCCAGGCCGTGGGCTATGTGGGCGCGGGCACGGTCGAATTCATCGTCGAGCAGCCGGGCGGCTACGACCAGCCCGAGGCCATGAAGTTCTACTTCATGGAGATGAACACCCGCCTGCAGGTGGAGCACCCGGTGACCGAGGCCATCACCGGCGAAGACCTGGTGGAGTGGCAGCTGCGCGTGGCCAGCGGCCAGCCTTTGCCCAAGCGCCAGGACGAGCTGCGCATCATCGGCCACGCCATCGAGGCGCGCATCTGCGCCGAGAACCCGGACAACAACTTCCTGCCCGCCACCGGGCGCCTGAATGTCTATCGCAAGCCGGTCTGCACCAGCTTCGAGAGAAGCCAGGTGCGCGTGGACGACGGCGTGCGCGAGGGCGACGCCATCAGCCCCTTCTACGACAGCATGATCGCCAAGCTCATCGTGCATGGCGACACGCGCGAACAAGCGCTGGCGCGGCTGGACGACGCACTGGCCCAGACCCACATCGTCGGCCTGGCGACCAATGTGCAGTTCTTGCGCCATGTGGTGCAAAGCGGCGCCTTCGCCCAGGCGCGGCTCGATACCGCGCTGATCCAGCGCGAGGAGGCGGTGCTGTTCCAGCAGGAGAAGGTTGGCCTGCCCCTGGCCGCCGCCGCCGCCGTGGCCAGCCAGCTGCTGCGCGAGCGCGCCGGGCAGGGCGCCAACCCCTTCAGCCGCACCGATGGCTGGCGTTCGCTCACCGCCTGCAAGCGCCGCTTCGAGTTCGACTTTGGCGGCCAGCACGCCAAGGCCTGGCTCAGCTATGAGCGCGATGGCAGCTACCGGCTGGCCATGGGCGAGGGCGAAGGCGCGGTCAGCGGCGCGCTCGCCTTTGCCCTCGCCCCCGGTGGCGCCATGGACCTGCAATACGCCGGCCAGCGCACCCAGGCCCTGGTCTACGCCCAGGGCGAAAGCGATCATGTTTTCACCCCGCGCGGCGCCACACGCATCGAGGCCCTGGATCTGCTCGCCCATGCGGGTGAGACGGCCGGCGAGGGCGGGCGCCTGACGGCACCCATGCCGGGCAAGGTGGTGTCGTTTGCCGTCCAGGCCGGCGACAAGGTCAGCAAGGGCCAGGCCCTGGCGGTGATGGAGGCCATGAAGATGGAGCACACGATTGCCGCCCCTGCCGACGGCGTGGTGGCCGAGCTGCTCTACGCGCCCGGCGACCAGGTGACGGAAGGCGCCGAGCTGCTCAGGCTTTCCGCCGTCTGA
- a CDS encoding glyoxylate/hydroxypyruvate reductase A: MKITFCCTDTKAEPWLQGLAAALPQADISLWQPGAPQADYAVVWAPPQQFIDEQASLKALFNIGAGVDALLKLRLPPGLRVVRLDDAGMAVQMAEYVCHALIRHFREFDDYKASARAGRWSYRKPRERRDFPVGVMGLGVLGERVARAVAQFDFPVRGWSRSPKQVAGVQCFHGAQGFNAFLAASRVLVNLLPLTPETQDIMNRDTLARLMPGAYVINVARGAHLVDDDLLALLDGGHVAGATLDVFRTEPLPAGHPFWSHPRITLTPHTSARTLRDESIAQIAGKIAALARGEAIAGVVSLERGY, translated from the coding sequence ATGAAAATTACCTTTTGCTGTACCGACACCAAGGCCGAGCCCTGGCTCCAGGGCCTGGCCGCCGCCCTGCCGCAGGCCGACATCAGCCTTTGGCAACCCGGTGCGCCCCAGGCCGACTACGCCGTGGTCTGGGCTCCGCCGCAGCAGTTCATTGACGAGCAGGCGAGCCTGAAGGCCTTGTTCAACATCGGCGCCGGCGTGGATGCGCTGCTGAAACTACGTCTGCCGCCGGGTCTGCGCGTGGTACGGCTCGACGACGCCGGCATGGCCGTGCAGATGGCCGAGTATGTGTGCCACGCGCTGATCCGCCACTTCCGTGAATTCGACGACTACAAAGCCAGCGCCCGCGCCGGCCGCTGGAGCTACCGCAAGCCGCGCGAGCGGCGCGACTTTCCCGTGGGCGTGATGGGCCTGGGCGTGCTCGGCGAGCGCGTGGCGCGCGCCGTCGCGCAGTTCGATTTTCCGGTGCGCGGCTGGAGCCGCAGCCCGAAACAGGTGGCGGGCGTGCAATGCTTTCACGGCGCGCAGGGTTTCAACGCTTTTCTGGCCGCCAGCCGTGTGCTGGTGAACCTGCTACCGCTCACGCCCGAGACCCAGGACATCATGAACCGGGACACGCTCGCGCGTCTGATGCCCGGCGCCTATGTGATCAACGTGGCGCGTGGCGCGCATCTGGTCGATGACGACCTGCTGGCGCTACTGGATGGCGGCCATGTCGCCGGCGCCACGCTGGACGTGTTCCGCACCGAGCCGCTGCCCGCCGGGCACCCGTTCTGGAGTCACCCCCGGATCACGCTCACGCCCCACACCTCGGCGCGCACGCTGCGCGACGAGAGCATTGCCCAGATCGCGGGCAAGATCGCGGCCCTGGCACGCGGCGAGGCCATTGCCGGCGTCGTGAGCCTGGAGCGTGGTTATTGA
- a CDS encoding hydroxymethylglutaryl-CoA lyase, giving the protein MPYPSRVRIIDVGPRDGLQNEKTPVPADIKIGLVQRLQDAGLQEIEVTSYVSPKWVPQMADNHAVMSGMARKAGVRYSVLTPNLKGWEAAVLDKPDEIVVFGAASEAFSQKNINCSIAESIERFAPVVDAALAAGVAVRGAMSCTVGCPYEGEIAPERVAYLAGLMRGIGVQRVDVADTIGVGTPLKVQRAIEATAQHFGIDDISGHFHDTYGQALSNTLAALELGVWNYQSSIAGLGGCPYAKGATGNVATEDLVYMLQGMGIETGIDLDALVDAGQYISDFLGRKPQSRVAVALLNKRAG; this is encoded by the coding sequence ATGCCCTATCCCTCCCGAGTCCGCATCATCGACGTAGGCCCGCGCGACGGCCTGCAGAACGAAAAGACCCCCGTGCCCGCCGACATCAAGATCGGCCTCGTGCAGCGCCTGCAGGACGCGGGCCTGCAGGAAATCGAGGTCACCAGCTATGTGTCACCCAAATGGGTGCCGCAGATGGCCGACAACCATGCGGTGATGAGCGGCATGGCGCGCAAGGCCGGCGTGCGCTACAGCGTGCTCACGCCCAACCTGAAGGGCTGGGAGGCGGCGGTGCTTGATAAGCCCGACGAGATCGTCGTCTTCGGCGCCGCCAGCGAGGCCTTCAGCCAGAAGAACATCAACTGCAGCATTGCCGAGAGCATCGAGCGCTTCGCCCCGGTGGTGGATGCCGCCCTGGCCGCAGGCGTGGCCGTGCGCGGCGCCATGAGCTGCACCGTGGGCTGCCCCTACGAGGGCGAGATCGCACCGGAGCGCGTGGCCTACCTGGCCGGCCTGATGCGCGGCATAGGCGTGCAGCGCGTGGACGTGGCCGACACCATAGGCGTGGGCACGCCGCTCAAGGTGCAGCGCGCCATAGAGGCCACGGCCCAGCATTTCGGCATCGACGATATCTCCGGCCATTTCCACGACACCTACGGCCAGGCCCTGTCCAACACCCTGGCGGCGTTGGAGCTCGGCGTGTGGAACTACCAATCCTCCATCGCCGGCCTGGGCGGCTGCCCCTACGCCAAGGGTGCCACCGGCAACGTGGCTACCGAGGATCTGGTCTACATGCTGCAGGGCATGGGCATTGAGACGGGCATCGACCTGGACGCTCTGGTCGATGCCGGGCAGTACATCAGCGATTTTCTGGGCCGCAAGCCCCAGTCGCGCGTGGCGGTGGCGCTGTTGAACAAGCGCGCGGGGTGA
- a CDS encoding DUF4126 domain-containing protein, whose protein sequence is MDALWLQIVQWLHTVGLHIDSGTAQAVAEGAARATQQLDMPGLLALAAALGWASGMRLYAVVFLVGGMGALGWIALPPALTVLQHPVVLMASGFMLLVEFFADKVPWLDSAWDAVHAFIRVPAGALLAAGVFGADNASMAVAAGLLGGTLSATALATKMTARAAANTSPEPFSNWGLSFLEDGLVVATVWLATQHPLAFGVALVLALAVSALLLVILFKFLRAVLRRVSSLFSASAKVA, encoded by the coding sequence ATGGACGCGCTCTGGCTCCAGATCGTGCAATGGCTCCATACGGTGGGCCTGCACATCGACTCAGGCACTGCCCAGGCGGTGGCCGAGGGGGCCGCGCGCGCCACGCAGCAGCTGGACATGCCCGGCCTGCTGGCCCTGGCCGCGGCCCTGGGCTGGGCCAGCGGCATGCGCCTGTATGCGGTGGTGTTTCTGGTCGGCGGCATGGGCGCCCTGGGTTGGATCGCGCTGCCGCCGGCGCTGACGGTGCTGCAGCACCCGGTGGTGCTGATGGCCAGCGGCTTCATGCTGCTGGTCGAATTCTTTGCCGACAAGGTGCCGTGGCTGGACAGCGCCTGGGACGCGGTGCATGCCTTCATCCGCGTGCCGGCGGGTGCGCTGTTGGCTGCTGGCGTGTTCGGTGCCGACAACGCCAGCATGGCCGTGGCGGCAGGGTTGTTGGGCGGCACGCTGTCGGCCACGGCCCTGGCCACCAAGATGACGGCGCGCGCGGCGGCCAACACCTCGCCCGAGCCGTTTTCCAACTGGGGCCTGTCGTTCCTGGAGGACGGCCTGGTCGTCGCCACGGTCTGGCTGGCCACGCAGCACCCGCTGGCCTTCGGCGTTGCGCTGGTACTGGCGCTGGCCGTGTCGGCGCTGCTGCTGGTGATCTTGTTCAAGTTTCTGCGCGCCGTGCTGCGGCGTGTTTCTTCCCTGTTTTCTGCTTCTGCCAAGGTGGCCTGA
- a CDS encoding enoyl-CoA hydratase/isomerase family protein, producing MTALTIRYDGPRATITLTQPEIRNAFSDEVIAEITAAFTEVGARADVRAVVLAAEGPAFCAGANLNWMRRMADYTREQNLADAAKLAEMLRVIYECPKPTIARVQGDVYAGGTGLVAACDMAVSVDTAGFCLSEVKIGLIPATISPYVIRAMGARAAHRYFLTAERFGAQEALRIGFVHEVVTAEQLDAKVDELVKALISASPNAVRACKKLVLDVAEREINAALIAATVEGIADIRASDEGREGVQSFLQKRKPSWLA from the coding sequence ATGACAGCCTTGACGATTCGCTACGACGGCCCGCGTGCCACCATCACGCTGACCCAGCCCGAGATCCGCAACGCCTTCAGCGACGAGGTCATCGCCGAGATCACCGCCGCCTTCACCGAGGTGGGCGCACGCGCCGATGTGCGCGCCGTGGTGCTGGCGGCCGAGGGCCCGGCCTTCTGCGCCGGCGCCAACCTGAACTGGATGCGCCGCATGGCGGACTACACGCGCGAGCAGAACCTGGCGGACGCCGCCAAGCTCGCCGAGATGCTGCGCGTGATCTACGAGTGCCCGAAGCCGACGATTGCGCGCGTGCAGGGCGATGTGTACGCCGGCGGCACTGGCCTGGTGGCCGCCTGCGACATGGCCGTCAGCGTGGACACTGCGGGCTTCTGCCTGTCCGAGGTCAAGATAGGCCTGATCCCCGCCACCATCAGCCCCTACGTGATCCGTGCCATGGGTGCGCGCGCCGCGCACCGCTACTTCTTGACGGCCGAGCGCTTCGGCGCGCAGGAGGCGCTGCGCATCGGCTTTGTGCACGAGGTGGTGACGGCGGAGCAGCTCGACGCCAAGGTCGATGAGCTCGTCAAGGCATTGATCAGCGCCAGCCCGAACGCCGTGCGCGCCTGCAAAAAGCTGGTGCTGGACGTCGCCGAACGCGAAATCAACGCCGCCCTGATCGCCGCCACGGTGGAGGGCATTGCCGACATCCGCGCCAGTGACGAGGGCCGCGAGGGCGTGCAGTCCTTCCTGCAGAAGCGCAAGCCCAGCTGGCTGGCCTGA
- a CDS encoding glutathione S-transferase family protein has translation MIDLHHCVSARSFRPLWLLEELGIPYRLHMLPFPPRVHARDYLARNPLGTVPLLEDGATRLTESAAMCHYLATRYGAGVLDVAPADAAYGSYLNWLFMSDATLTFPQTLVLRYSYFEPPDRLQPQVAADYARWFLARLRAVDAALQHEPYLCAGRFTAADVAVTYALHLAQHLGLAAQFPPAVADYWQRMQARPAFQRALQAQHQAALDQAVDPTPSPDLRPA, from the coding sequence ATGATCGACCTACATCACTGCGTCAGCGCCCGATCCTTCCGCCCACTATGGCTGCTGGAAGAGCTGGGCATCCCCTACCGCCTGCACATGCTGCCCTTCCCGCCACGCGTGCATGCACGGGACTATCTGGCGCGCAACCCCCTGGGCACGGTGCCGCTGCTGGAGGACGGGGCCACGCGGCTGACCGAGTCGGCCGCGATGTGCCATTACCTGGCCACGCGCTACGGCGCGGGCGTTCTGGATGTGGCACCGGCGGACGCGGCCTATGGCAGCTATCTCAACTGGCTGTTCATGAGCGATGCGACGCTGACCTTTCCGCAAACGCTGGTACTGCGCTATAGCTATTTCGAACCGCCTGACCGCCTGCAGCCACAGGTGGCGGCGGACTACGCACGCTGGTTCCTGGCGCGGCTGCGGGCGGTGGATGCTGCATTGCAGCACGAACCATATCTGTGTGCCGGACGCTTCACTGCCGCCGACGTCGCCGTGACCTATGCCCTGCACCTGGCACAGCACCTGGGGCTGGCGGCGCAGTTTCCACCGGCCGTGGCCGACTACTGGCAGCGCATGCAGGCCAGGCCGGCCTTCCAGCGGGCGCTGCAGGCGCAGCACCAGGCCGCGCTGGATCAGGCGGTCGATCCCACGCCGTCGCCCGATCTGCGGCCGGCCTGA
- a CDS encoding carboxyl transferase domain-containing protein yields MILESQINPRSAEFQANAAAMRAVVDDLRAHVERVAQGGGETARAKHVARGKLLPRERVEMLLDPGTPFLEIAPLAALNMYGNDAPGAGLIAGIGRVSGVDCMIVCNDATVKGGTYYPVTVKKHLRAQEIAQQNCLPCIYLVDSGGANLPNQDEVFPDRDHFGRIFYNQANMSAQGLAQIAVVMGSCTAGGAYVPAMSDETIIVKNQGTIFLGGPPLVKAATGEVVTSEDLGGGDVHTRLSGVADHLAQSDLHALALARSAVANLNRKQPETQADNAPTAPKYEASELYGVIPVDTRKPFDVREIIARIVDGSVFDEFKARYGNTLVCGFARIEGMAVGIIANNGILFSESAQKGAHFIELCCQRKIPLVFLQNITGFMVGRKYENEGIARHGAKMVTAVATANVPKFTIIIGGSFGAGNYGMCGRAYSPRFLWMWPNARISVMGGEQAASVLATVKRDGIEGKGGKWSAEEEEAFKAPIRDQYEKQGHPYYATARLWDDGIIDPADTRRVLALALATSRHAPIEDVKFGVFRM; encoded by the coding sequence ATGATTCTCGAATCCCAGATCAATCCGCGCTCGGCGGAATTCCAGGCCAACGCCGCCGCCATGCGCGCCGTGGTCGATGACCTGCGCGCCCATGTCGAGCGCGTGGCCCAGGGCGGCGGCGAGACCGCGCGCGCCAAGCATGTGGCGCGCGGCAAGCTGCTGCCGCGCGAGCGCGTGGAGATGCTGCTCGACCCCGGCACGCCCTTTCTGGAGATCGCGCCGCTGGCCGCGCTCAACATGTATGGCAACGATGCGCCCGGCGCCGGCCTGATCGCCGGCATAGGCCGCGTCTCGGGCGTGGACTGCATGATCGTCTGCAACGACGCCACGGTGAAGGGCGGCACCTACTACCCCGTCACCGTCAAGAAGCATTTGCGCGCGCAGGAGATCGCGCAGCAGAACTGCCTGCCCTGCATCTACCTGGTGGACTCGGGCGGCGCCAATCTGCCCAACCAGGATGAGGTCTTCCCGGACCGCGACCACTTCGGCCGCATCTTCTACAACCAGGCCAACATGAGCGCCCAGGGCCTGGCGCAGATCGCCGTGGTCATGGGCAGCTGCACGGCCGGCGGCGCCTATGTGCCGGCGATGAGCGACGAGACCATCATCGTCAAGAACCAGGGCACCATCTTCCTGGGCGGCCCGCCGCTGGTGAAGGCCGCCACGGGCGAGGTGGTGACGAGCGAAGATTTAGGCGGCGGCGACGTGCACACGCGCCTCTCGGGCGTGGCCGACCATCTGGCGCAAAGCGACCTGCATGCGCTGGCGCTGGCCCGTTCCGCCGTGGCTAATTTGAATAGAAAACAGCCTGAAACGCAGGCGGATAATGCGCCAACAGCTCCTAAATATGAAGCAAGCGAGCTGTATGGCGTGATCCCTGTCGATACGCGCAAGCCCTTCGACGTGCGCGAGATCATCGCCCGCATCGTCGACGGCAGCGTTTTCGACGAGTTCAAGGCGCGCTACGGCAACACCCTGGTCTGCGGCTTTGCGCGCATCGAGGGGATGGCCGTGGGCATCATCGCCAACAACGGCATCCTGTTCAGCGAATCGGCGCAGAAGGGCGCGCACTTCATCGAGCTGTGCTGCCAGCGCAAGATACCGCTGGTGTTTTTGCAGAACATCACCGGCTTCATGGTCGGGCGCAAGTACGAGAACGAGGGCATCGCGCGCCACGGCGCGAAGATGGTCACGGCCGTGGCCACGGCGAATGTTCCGAAGTTCACCATCATCATCGGCGGCAGCTTTGGCGCCGGCAACTACGGCATGTGCGGACGCGCCTACAGTCCGCGCTTTTTGTGGATGTGGCCGAACGCGCGCATCTCGGTCATGGGCGGCGAGCAGGCGGCCAGCGTGCTCGCCACCGTCAAGCGCGACGGCATAGAGGGCAAGGGCGGCAAGTGGTCTGCCGAGGAAGAGGAGGCCTTCAAGGCCCCGATACGCGACCAGTACGAGAAGCAGGGCCACCCCTACTACGCCACGGCGCGCCTTTGGGACGACGGCATCATCGACCCGGCCGACACGCGCCGCGTGCTGGCCCTGGCCCTGGCCACCTCGCGCCACGCGCCGATTGAAGACGTGAAGTTCGGCGTGTTCCGCATGTAA
- a CDS encoding AMP-binding protein yields MELANPLASYARGSTDTPLIEATIGDFFADMARRQPDSEALVSRHQGLRYSYAQLHQQARRLASALLGLGLTPGDRIGIWSHNNAEWVLMQLATAQVGLILVNINPAYRTAEVEYAMNKVGCKALVTMAQFKTSDYLGMLRELAPELALCRPGLLASKCMPELRTVVWIDVAGEGEEQPGMLRFSDLMARGDAQDARIAAIAPSLKNTDPINIQFTSGTTGFPKGATLTHRNILNNGFFIGECMRLTPADRLCIPVPLYHCFGMVLGNLACITHGSTIVYPNDGFDPLSVLETVQAERCTGLHGVPTMFIAELDHPRFKEFDLSSLRTGIMAGSPCPIEVMKRVQADMHMTEVTIAYGMTETSPVSCQSDADTPLEKRVSTVGRVQPHLEVKIVDPETGAVVARGERGELCTRGYSVMHGYWGDVEKTREAIDPEAWMHTGDLATMDDEGYVNIVGRIKDMVIRGGENLYPREIEEFLYRHPQVQDVQVVGVPDEKYGEELCAWIIAKPGSSPTEDDIRAFCKGQIAHYKVPRYIRFVQAFPMTVTGKIQKFKIRDVMKDELGLQESKTA; encoded by the coding sequence ATGGAACTCGCCAACCCATTGGCCAGCTATGCGCGTGGCAGCACCGATACCCCGCTGATCGAGGCCACGATAGGCGATTTTTTCGCCGACATGGCGCGGCGCCAGCCCGACAGCGAGGCCCTGGTCAGCCGCCACCAGGGCCTGCGCTACAGCTACGCCCAGCTGCACCAGCAGGCGCGCCGCCTGGCCAGCGCCCTGCTGGGCCTGGGCCTCACGCCGGGCGACCGCATAGGCATCTGGTCGCACAACAACGCCGAATGGGTGCTGATGCAGCTGGCCACGGCCCAGGTGGGCTTGATTCTGGTCAACATCAATCCGGCCTATCGCACGGCCGAGGTGGAATACGCCATGAACAAGGTCGGCTGCAAGGCGCTGGTGACCATGGCGCAGTTCAAGACCAGCGACTATCTGGGCATGCTGCGCGAGCTGGCGCCCGAGCTGGCCCTGTGCCGCCCCGGCCTGCTGGCATCCAAGTGCATGCCCGAGCTGCGCACGGTGGTCTGGATCGATGTGGCGGGCGAGGGCGAGGAGCAGCCCGGCATGTTGCGCTTTTCCGATCTGATGGCGCGTGGCGACGCGCAGGATGCGCGCATAGCCGCGATCGCCCCCAGCCTGAAGAACACCGACCCTATCAACATCCAGTTCACCAGCGGCACCACGGGCTTCCCCAAGGGCGCGACGCTGACGCACCGCAACATCCTGAACAACGGCTTCTTCATTGGCGAGTGCATGCGCCTGACCCCGGCCGACCGGCTGTGCATTCCCGTGCCGCTGTACCACTGCTTTGGCATGGTGCTGGGCAACTTGGCTTGCATCACGCATGGCAGCACCATCGTCTATCCGAACGACGGCTTTGACCCCTTGAGCGTGCTCGAGACCGTGCAGGCCGAGCGCTGCACCGGCCTGCATGGCGTGCCCACCATGTTCATCGCCGAGCTGGACCACCCGCGCTTCAAGGAGTTCGACCTGAGCAGCCTGCGCACCGGCATCATGGCCGGCAGCCCCTGCCCGATCGAGGTCATGAAGCGCGTGCAGGCGGACATGCACATGACCGAGGTGACCATTGCCTACGGCATGACGGAGACCAGCCCCGTCAGCTGCCAGAGCGACGCCGACACGCCCCTGGAAAAGCGCGTCTCCACCGTCGGCCGGGTGCAGCCGCACCTGGAGGTGAAGATCGTCGACCCGGAGACCGGCGCAGTCGTGGCGCGCGGCGAGCGCGGCGAGCTGTGCACGCGCGGCTACTCGGTCATGCATGGCTATTGGGGCGACGTGGAGAAAACGCGCGAGGCCATAGACCCCGAGGCCTGGATGCACACCGGCGACCTGGCCACCATGGACGATGAGGGCTATGTGAACATCGTCGGCCGCATCAAGGACATGGTGATACGCGGCGGCGAGAACCTCTACCCCCGCGAGATCGAAGAATTTTTGTACCGCCACCCCCAGGTGCAGGATGTGCAGGTGGTCGGCGTGCCGGACGAGAAATACGGCGAGGAGCTGTGCGCCTGGATCATCGCCAAGCCCGGCAGCAGCCCGACCGAGGACGACATCCGCGCCTTCTGCAAGGGCCAGATCGCGCACTACAAGGTGCCGCGCTACATCCGTTTTGTGCAAGCCTTCCCGATGACCGTGACCGGCAAGATCCAGAAGTTCAAGATCCGCGACGTGATGAAGGATGAGCTGGGCCTGCAGGAAAGCAAGACGGCATAA
- a CDS encoding AraC family transcriptional regulator — protein sequence MASIAPPTARQSSPTAATPMAFAQAIVQAYQARAMDPARVLEQAQITPTQLRDSDARISSGQLEALSAAAMRELDDEALGWFSRRLPWGSYGMLARASLSAPTLGLALARWCRHHALLTDDILLQLQVEGEHARLVISERRDLGRLREFCLVTTLRNALGVSSWFVDSRLPVLAAEFPFAAPPHAGAYAVLFSGPTRFDAHQAAVHFDARYLALPVTRDETAMHQMLQHALPLIVHQYRRDRLLLQRVRQLLAAAPEAAHNAGTLAARLHVSTRTLHRQLQEEGSSLQALKDEVRQRRATELLLRSPQAIKQVAQAVGFASEKSFMRAFRGWTGQSPADFRRQSRG from the coding sequence ATGGCCAGCATCGCCCCCCCAACCGCTCGGCAGTCCAGCCCCACAGCCGCCACACCCATGGCCTTTGCACAGGCCATCGTGCAGGCCTACCAGGCGCGCGCCATGGATCCCGCACGGGTTCTTGAGCAGGCACAAATCACGCCAACACAATTGCGCGACTCCGACGCGCGCATCAGCAGCGGGCAGCTGGAGGCCCTGTCCGCCGCCGCGATGCGCGAGCTCGACGATGAGGCCCTGGGCTGGTTCAGCCGGCGCCTGCCCTGGGGCAGCTATGGGATGCTGGCGCGCGCCTCGCTGAGCGCGCCCACCCTCGGGCTGGCGCTGGCGCGCTGGTGCCGACACCACGCGCTGCTGACCGACGACATCCTGCTGCAGCTGCAGGTAGAGGGCGAGCATGCCCGGCTGGTGATCAGCGAGCGGCGCGACCTGGGCCGCCTGCGCGAGTTCTGCCTGGTGACCACGCTGCGCAACGCGCTGGGCGTGTCCAGCTGGTTCGTCGATTCGCGCCTGCCGGTGCTGGCGGCCGAATTCCCGTTCGCCGCACCGCCACACGCCGGCGCCTACGCCGTGCTGTTCAGCGGCCCGACGCGCTTTGACGCCCATCAAGCCGCGGTGCATTTCGATGCGCGCTACCTGGCCCTGCCCGTCACACGCGACGAGACCGCCATGCACCAGATGCTGCAGCACGCCCTGCCCCTCATCGTGCACCAGTACCGGCGCGACCGCCTGCTGCTGCAGCGCGTGCGCCAGCTGCTGGCCGCCGCCCCCGAGGCCGCGCACAACGCCGGCACGCTGGCCGCGCGGCTGCATGTGTCGACGCGCACGCTGCACCGCCAGCTGCAGGAGGAAGGCAGCTCGCTGCAGGCGCTCAAGGACGAGGTGCGCCAGCGCCGCGCGACCGAGCTGCTGCTGCGCTCGCCACAAGCCATCAAGCAGGTGGCCCAGGCCGTGGGCTTTGCCAGCGAAAAGAGCTTCATGCGCGCCTTTCGCGGCTGGACGGGGCAGTCGCCGGCAGACTTCCGGCGCCAATCCCGCGGCTGA